Proteins from one Ananas comosus cultivar F153 linkage group 5, ASM154086v1, whole genome shotgun sequence genomic window:
- the LOC109711019 gene encoding probable serine incorporator — MTNESMMEHQVSSRERYAQFMEDSCCTHFCLGPNPSMARYVYALIFLVTNLLAWTIRDYGHSALSELQRLKGCHGARYCLGAEGVLRISFGCFLFFFAMFLSTVNTKKVDDPRNSWHSEWWPAKIIMWLSFMVIPFFIPSAFIQLYGKIAHFGAGVFLLIQLISVISFITWLNDCCRTEKIAKRCRIQVLVVCITTYLASVVGIVLMYIWYAPKPSCSLNILFITLTLGLLQLMTFVSIHSKVKAGFLAPGIMGLYVVFLCWSALRSEPQTEICNKKAQAATNADWLTIVSFVIAVLAIVMATFSTGIDSKCFQFTKAETESEDDVPYGYGFFHFVFAMGAMYFAMLFIGWNAHKTMQKWTIDVGWASTWVRIVNEWLASVVYVWMLVAPLVWKNRRQVEST, encoded by the exons ATGACGAACGAGAGCATGATGGAGCATCAAGTGAGCAGCAGAGAGAGGTATGCACAGTTTATGGAGGACTCGTGCTGCACCCACTTCTGCCTCGGCCCCAACCCTTCCATGGCCCGCTACGTCTACGCCCTCATTTTCCTCGTCACCAACCTCTTGGCTTGGACCATCCGTGACTACGGCCACTCCGCGCTCTCTGAGCTTCAGA GACTAAAAGGTTGCCATGGTGCTCGTTACTGTTTGGGTGCAGAGGGCGTGCTCCGCATTAGCTTTGGCTGTTTT CTGTTCTTCTTTGCCATGTTCCTCTCAACTGTCAACACGAAGAAGGTGGACGATCCACGCAATTCATGGCACTCTGAATGGTGGCCAGCAAAGATAATCATGTGGCTCAGTTTCATGGTTATTCCATTTTTTATACCCTCGGCATTTATCCAGCTTTATG GGAAAATTGCACACTTTGGTGCTGG GGTATTTCTTCTAATTCAACTGATCAGTGTGATCAGCTTCATAACTTGGCTCAATGACTGTTGCCGGACAGAGAAAATTGCAAAAAGATG CCGCATCCAAGTGTTGGTTGTTTGTATAACCACTTATCTCGCATCCGTTGTCGGAATTGTTTTGATGTACATATGGTATGCACCAAAGCCATCATGCAGTCTTAACATCCTCTTTATCACTTTGACACTGGGGCTTCTGCAACTCATGACTTTTGTCTCAATTCACTCGAAG GTGAAAGCAGGATTCCTTGCACCAGGTATAATGGGATTGTATGTCGTATTTCTTTGCTGGTCTGCTCTTAGAAG TGAGCCACAGACAGAGATCTGTAACAAGAAAGCACAAGCTGCAACAAATGCAGACTGGTTAACTATTGTG AGCTTCGTTATTGCTGTGCTTGCCATAGTCATGGCAACATTTTCAACAGGAATCGATTCCAAATGCTTTCAG TTCACGAAAGCTGAAACAGAGTCAGAGGATGATGTTCCCTATGGATACGGCTTCTTCCATTTTGTCTTTGCCATGGGGGCGATGTATTTTGCAATGCTATTCATTGGGTGGAATGCACATAAAACCATGCAAAA ATGGACAATAGACGTCGGATGGGCCAGTACATGGGTCAGGATTGTGAACGAATGGCTTGCTTCGGTTGTGTACG TTTGGATGCTGGTTGCTCCCCTTGTTTGGAAGAATCGAAGGCAGGTTGAGTCGACGTAG
- the LOC109710257 gene encoding heat shock 70 kDa protein 14-like produces the protein MSVVGFDVGNESCIVAVARQRGIDVVLNDESKRETPAIVCFGEKQRFIGTAGAASYTMNPKNSISQIKRLVGRKFSDPELQRDLQSLPFVVTEGPEGFPLIHAHYLGEQRAFTPTQVLAMVLSNLKSIAEKNLNAAVVDCCIGIPIYFTDLQRRAVMDAATIAGLHPLRLFHETTATALAYGIYKTDLQENDQMNVAFVDVGHASMQVCIAGLKKGQLKILSHAYDRSLGGRDFDEVLFKHFAAKFKEEYKIDVYQNKRACIRLRAACEKLKKMLSANPEAPLNIECLMDEKDVRGFIKREEFEQISLPILERVKGPLDKALAEAGLSPENVHSVEVVGSGSRVPAILKILTEFFGKEPRRTMNASECVARGCALQCAILSPTFKVREFQVHESFPFPIALSWNGSGPQNEAQESQQNKVVFPKGNPIPSVKALTFFRSSTFPVDVTYVDVDDLQISTKISTYTIGPFQTSKGEKAQLKVKVRLNLHGIVSVESATMLEEEEVEVPVSAADEVPKEASKMDTDETSKDTNASGTDVNMQDAKNAADNSGTGAENGEPASEEKPVQTETEAKVETSKKKIKKTNVPVAELVYGAIAAEDLQKAVEKEFEMALQDRVMEETKDKKNAVEAYVYDMRNKLNDKYHDFVTPTEKEELMAKLQEVEDWLYEDGEDETKGVYVAKLEELKKQGEPIEQRYKEWIERGPAIDQLVYCINSFRDAAFSKDPKFDHIDIEEKQKVINECVEAEAWLREKMQQQDSLPKHATPVLLSADVKRKAEMLNRFCRPIMTKPMPPPPKPQAPPPSDTSSPQSQATGDNSTAGDYNAEVSTQDPAAEPMETDKPDAAADPAA, from the exons ATGAGCGTCGTGGGTTTCGATGTCGGCAACGAGAGCTGCATTGTTGCAGTGGCGCGGCAACGCGGCATTGACGTAGTGCTCAATGACGAGTCCAAGCGCGAGACCCCGGCGATCGTGTGCTTTGGCGAGAAGCAGCGGTTCATCGGCACGGCAGGCGCCGCCTCCTACACGATGAACCCGAAGAACTCCATCTCGCAGATCAAACGCTTGGTCGGCCGCAAGTTCTCTGATCCCGAGCTCCAGCGCGATCTCCAATCCCTACCTTTTGTGGTGACCGAAGGTCCCGAGGGGTTTCCATTGATCCATGCCCATTATCTCGGCGAGCAGAGGGCCTTCACCCCGACGCAAGTCCTTGCGATGGTCCTCTCCAACCTGAAAAGTATTGCCGAGAAGAATCTTAATGCGGCAGTTGTTGATTGCTGCATTGGAATTCCTATTTACTTCACCGACCTCCAAAGAAGGGCAGTGATGGATGCTGCGACTATTGCTGGATTGCATCCTCTCCGTCTGTTCCACGAGACTACTGCTACCGCTCTGGCTTATGGTATCTATAAGACCGATTTGCAGGAGAATGATCAGATGAATGTGGCCTTTGTCGATGTGGGCCACGCCAGTATGCAGGTTTGCATTGCTGGACTCAAGAAGGGGCAACTGAAGATTCTCTCTCATGCATATGATCGATCGCTCGGTGGACGGGACTTTGATGAGGTGCTTTTTAAGCATTTCGCAGCTAAGTTCAAGGAGGAATATAAGATTGACGTGTATCAAAATAAGCGTGCGTGCATTAGGCTCCGGGCAGCATGCGAGAAGCTGAAGAAAATGCTTAGCGCGAACCCAGAGGCGCCGTTGAATATTGAGTGTTTGATGGATGAGAAGGATGTGAGAGGGTTTATTAAGAGGGAGGAATTTGAGCAGATTAGCTTACCTATACTGGAGAGGGTGAAGGGGCCGCTGGACAAAGCACTTGCTGAAGCTGGGTTGAGCCCGGAGAATGTTCACTCAGTTGAAGTGGTTGGATCGGGGTCTCGTGTTCCGGCGATTCTTAAGATACTGACTGAGTTTTTTGGTAAGGAGCCAAGGCGGACAATGAATGCGAGTGAGTGTGTTGCTAGGGGTTGTGCCCTTCAGTGTGCCATTCTGAGCCCCACATTCAAAGTGCGCGAGTTTCAG GTTCATGAAAGCTTCCCCTTTCCAATTGCCTTGTCATGGAATGGATCGGGCCCCCAGAATGAAGCGCAAGAAAGCCAGCAGAATAAAGTTGTGTTTCCTAAAGGAAACCCGATTCCCAGTGTGAAAGCTCTCACATTCTTTAGGTCAAGTACTTTTCCAGTTGATGTTACATATGTTGATGTGGATGACTTACAAATTTCGACAAAGATTAGCACATATACG ATTGGTCCATTTCAAACCAGCAAAGGTGAAAAGGCTCAACTGAAAGTCAAAGTTCGCTTGAATCTCCATGGGATTGTCTCTGTGGAATCCGCAACT ATGTTGGAGGAAGAGGAAGTTGAAGTTCCTGTATCAGCTGCTGACGAAGTGCCTAAGGAAGCTTCAAAGATGGATACTGATGAAACATCAAAGGACACAAATGCCTCTGGAACTGATGTGAATATGCAGGATGCTAAAAATGCTGCAGATAATTCTGGCACTGGGGCTGAAAATGGTGAACCAGCATCCGAAGAGAAGCCTGTGCAGACAGAAACTGAGGCGAAG GTTGAGACTTCAAAGAAGAAAATCAAGAAAACAAACGTCCCTGTGGCTGAATTGGTCTATGGAGCAATTGCAGCTGAGGATCTGCAGAAAGCTGTTGAGAAGGAATTCGAGATGGCTCTTCAAGATAGAGTGATGGAAGAAACCAAGGACAAGAAGAATGCTGTGGAGGCATATGTCTATGACATGCGAAACAAg CTTAACGACAAGTATCATGATTTTGTAACTCCGACGGAGAAGGAAGAGCTTATGGCAAAGCTTCAAGAAGTTGAGGATTGGCTGTATGAAGATGGCGAAGACGAAACCAAAGGTGTTTATGTTGCTAAACTTGAGGAACTAAAAAAG CAAGGTGAACCCATCGAACAACGCTATAAAGAATGGATAGAGAGAGGTCCAGCAATTGATCAACTTGTTTACTGCATTAATAGCTTCAGGGATGCGGCCTTTTCTAAGGATCCCAAATTCGATCACATTGACATAGAAGAGAAGCAAAAG GTCATTAATGAGTGTGTGGAAGCTGAAGCATGGTTGAGGGAGAAAATGCAGCAGCAGGATTCATTGCCCAAGCATGCCACTCCTGTTCTCCTCTCTGCAGATGTGAAGAGGAAGGCTGAGATGCTTAACAG GTTTTGCAGGCCAATAATGACAAAGCCGATGCCGCCTCCTCCCAAGCCACAGGCCCCACCTCCATCCGACACATCGTCACCACAATCTCAAGCCACAGGGGATAATAGCACAGCTGGGGACTACAATGCTGAGGTAAGTACACAGGATCCAGCAGCTGAGCCTATGGAAACGGACAAACCAGATGCTGCTGCAGATCCTGCGGCTTAG
- the LOC109709824 gene encoding aldehyde dehydrogenase family 2 member C4-like isoform X3 yields MATSLMQSLERGRIMMKYADLIDQQKEELAKLECLDAGKLLALTKVVDIEGSADMLRYYAGAADKIHGETLKMAGNLHGYTLREPIGVVGHIIPWNFPSLMFFSKVSPALAAGCTMIVKPAEQTPLTALYHAFLAKEAGIPDGVINVVTGFGSTAGASIASHMDIDMVSFTGSTAVGRKIMETAAKSNLKPVSLELGGKSPIIIFDDADIDMAVDLARTATFYNKGEACIAGSRVYVQEGIYDKFVTKVTESMKSWVVGDPFDPHVHQGPQVDKAQFEKVLSYIEHGKREGATLVTGGKPCGEKGYYIEPAIFTDVEEDMLIAKDEIFGPVMSLMKFKTIEEAIEKANNTKYGLAAGVVTKDLNIANRMSRSIRAGIIWINCYLIIDRGCPFGGFKMSGFGKDSGMHALEKYLQVKSVITPIFDSPWL; encoded by the exons ATGGCGACTTCGTTGATGCAATCTCTG GAAAGAGGGAGGATCATGATGAAGTACGCGGACTTGATTGATCAACAGAAAGAAGAACTGGCCAAACTCGAGTGCTTAGATGCAGGGAAGTTGTTGGCTCTAACCAAAGTTGTCGACATTGAGGGATCAGCTGACATGCTGCGATATTACGCTGGAGCAGCTGATAAGATCCATGGTGAGACATTAAAGATGGCTGGAAATCTTCATGGGTACACATTGCGCGAGCCTATCGGAGTAGTCGGCCACATTATACCGTGGAACTTCCCCTCCCTTATGTTCTTTAGCAAGGTCTCACCTGCGTTGGCTGCCGGCTGTACTATGATCGTCAAGCCTGCGGAACAAACACCACTCACTGCTCTCTACCATGCCTTCTTAGCTAAGGAG GCAGGTATTCCTGATGGGGTAATCAATGTTGTCACTGGTTTTGGCTCCACAGCAGGAGCTTCCATTGCTTCTCATATGGATATTGACATG GTTAGCTTTACAGGATCTACCGCAGTGGGGCGTAAAATAATGGAGACAGCAGCAAAAAGCAACTTGAAGCCTGTCTCGCTTGAATTGGGCGGCAAGTCGCCTATCATTATCTTCGATGACGCTGATATAGACATGGCTGTTGATCTTGCACGCACCGCAACATTCTACAATAAG GGAGAAGCTTGTATAGCCGGTTCTCGTGTCTATGTTCAAGAGGGTATCTATGATAAATTCGTTACGAAGGTGACAGAGAGCATGAAGAGTTGGGTAGTCGGAGACCCCTTTGATCCCCATGTTCATCAAGGCCCTCAG GTTGATAAAGCTCAATTCGAGAAAGTCCTTAGCTACATTGAGCATGGTAAAAGAGAAGGGGCAACATTGGTAACAGGAGGAAAGCCTTGTGGGGAGAAGGGCTACTACATTGAGCCAGCAATATTTACTGATGTGGAG GAGGATATGCTGATAGCCAAGGATGAAATATTTGGACCTGTAATGTCCCTCATGAAGTTCAA GACAATCGAGGAGGCAATAGAGAAAGCGAACAATACGAAGTACGGATTAGCTGCAGGGGTAGTGACAAAGGACTTAAACATAGCGAACAGAATGTCGAGATCGATTCGAGCTGGAATCATCTGGATCAACTGCTACCTAATTATCGATCGCGGCTGTCCTTTTGGCGGCTTTAAGATGAGTGGGTTCGGAAAGGATTCAGGCATGCATGCACTGGAGAAGTACCTCCAAGTGAAATCTGTTATCACTCCTATCTTTGATTCCCCTTGGTtgtaa
- the LOC109710914 gene encoding two-on-two hemoglobin-3, with amino-acid sequence MQSLQQKASEWSGVAPSDAFAIDETNLFEALGGLQPFVDLSTNFYTRIYEDEEESFRSIFAASRKEDAIRNQYEFFVQRMGGPPLYSQRRGHPALIARHRPFPVTHQAAERWLHHMQQALDNTGSIDPDSRVKMMNFFRHTAYFLVAGNEMTKQGQGVPCKHATSNPAA; translated from the exons ATGCAATCGCTGCAGCAGAAGGCGTCGGAGTGGAGCGGCGTGGCGCCGAGCGACGCCTTCGCCATCGACGAGACCAACCTCTTCGAAGCCCTCGGTGGTCTCCAACCCTTCGTCGACCTCTCCACCAATTTCTACACCAG AATCTATGAGGACGAGGAGGAGTCGTTTCGCTCGATCTTTGCTGCTTCGCGGAAGGAGGACGCGATCCGTAACCAGTATGAGTTTTTCGTTCAGAGGATGGGAGGGCCTCCATTGTATTCACAGCGGAGAG GCCATCCTGCGCTGATTGCGCGGCATCGGCCATTTCCAGTTACTCACCAAGCAGCAGAGAGGTGGCTACACCACATGCAACAAGCATTGGACAACACTGGAAGCATCGACCCAGATTCAAGAGTCAAAATGATGAATTTCTTCAG GCACACTGCATACTTTCTTGTTGCCGGCAATGAGATGACAAAGCAAGGGCAAGGAGTCCCTTGCAAACATGCTACTAGCAATCCAGCAGCATAA
- the LOC109710039 gene encoding multiprotein-bridging factor 1c: MPSRYPYPGALTQDWEPVVLNRPKPKAAETKSAKAVNAAIRAGAAVETVKKHDAGTNKKSAPASARKLDEATEPVGLERVGAEVRSAIQRARVAKGMSQAELAKRINERAQVVQDYESGKAVPSHAVLAKMEKVLEVKLRGKFK, encoded by the coding sequence ATGCCGAGCCGATACCCATACCCAGGGGCGCTAACGCAGGACTGGGAGCCCGTGGTGCTGAACCGGCCCAAGCCGAAGGCGGCGGAGACGAAGTCGGCGAAGGCGGTGAACGCGGCGATCCGCGCGGGGGCGGCGGTGGAGACGGTGAAGAAGCACGACGCGGGGACGAACAAGAAGTCGGCGCCGGCTTCGGCGCGGAAGCTGGATGAGGCGACGGAGCCGGTGGGGTTGGAGCGGGTCGGGGCGGAGGTGCGGAGCGCGATCCAGAGGGCGCGGGTGGCGAAGGGGATGAGCCAGGCGGAGCTGGCCAAGCGGATCAACGAGCGCGCGCAGGTGGTGCAGGACTACGAGAGCGGGAAAGCCGTGCCCAGCCACGCCGTGCTCGCCAAGATGGAGAAGGTCCTCGAAGTCAAGCTCAGGGGGAAGTTCAagtag
- the LOC109709824 gene encoding aldehyde dehydrogenase family 2 member C4-like isoform X1: MTLEVKFTKLFINGDFVDAISEKTFETRDPRTGDVIGRVAEGDKEDVDLAVKAARKAFDHGKWPRMSGYERGRIMMKYADLIDQQKEELAKLECLDAGKLLALTKVVDIEGSADMLRYYAGAADKIHGETLKMAGNLHGYTLREPIGVVGHIIPWNFPSLMFFSKVSPALAAGCTMIVKPAEQTPLTALYHAFLAKEAGIPDGVINVVTGFGSTAGASIASHMDIDMVSFTGSTAVGRKIMETAAKSNLKPVSLELGGKSPIIIFDDADIDMAVDLARTATFYNKGEACIAGSRVYVQEGIYDKFVTKVTESMKSWVVGDPFDPHVHQGPQVDKAQFEKVLSYIEHGKREGATLVTGGKPCGEKGYYIEPAIFTDVEEDMLIAKDEIFGPVMSLMKFKTIEEAIEKANNTKYGLAAGVVTKDLNIANRMSRSIRAGIIWINCYLIIDRGCPFGGFKMSGFGKDSGMHALEKYLQVKSVITPIFDSPWL; this comes from the exons ATGACGCTGGAGGTGAAGTTCACCAAGCTCTTCATCAATGGCGACTTCGTTGATGCAATCTCTG AAAAGACATTCGAGACAAGGGATCCGCGCACAGGAGACGTGATAGGGAGGGTGGCTGAAGGTGATAAAGAGGACGTGGATTTGGCCGTGAAGGCAGCTAGGAAAGCCTTTGACCATGGCAAGTGGCCTCGCATGTCCGGCTAT GAAAGAGGGAGGATCATGATGAAGTACGCGGACTTGATTGATCAACAGAAAGAAGAACTGGCCAAACTCGAGTGCTTAGATGCAGGGAAGTTGTTGGCTCTAACCAAAGTTGTCGACATTGAGGGATCAGCTGACATGCTGCGATATTACGCTGGAGCAGCTGATAAGATCCATGGTGAGACATTAAAGATGGCTGGAAATCTTCATGGGTACACATTGCGCGAGCCTATCGGAGTAGTCGGCCACATTATACCGTGGAACTTCCCCTCCCTTATGTTCTTTAGCAAGGTCTCACCTGCGTTGGCTGCCGGCTGTACTATGATCGTCAAGCCTGCGGAACAAACACCACTCACTGCTCTCTACCATGCCTTCTTAGCTAAGGAG GCAGGTATTCCTGATGGGGTAATCAATGTTGTCACTGGTTTTGGCTCCACAGCAGGAGCTTCCATTGCTTCTCATATGGATATTGACATG GTTAGCTTTACAGGATCTACCGCAGTGGGGCGTAAAATAATGGAGACAGCAGCAAAAAGCAACTTGAAGCCTGTCTCGCTTGAATTGGGCGGCAAGTCGCCTATCATTATCTTCGATGACGCTGATATAGACATGGCTGTTGATCTTGCACGCACCGCAACATTCTACAATAAG GGAGAAGCTTGTATAGCCGGTTCTCGTGTCTATGTTCAAGAGGGTATCTATGATAAATTCGTTACGAAGGTGACAGAGAGCATGAAGAGTTGGGTAGTCGGAGACCCCTTTGATCCCCATGTTCATCAAGGCCCTCAG GTTGATAAAGCTCAATTCGAGAAAGTCCTTAGCTACATTGAGCATGGTAAAAGAGAAGGGGCAACATTGGTAACAGGAGGAAAGCCTTGTGGGGAGAAGGGCTACTACATTGAGCCAGCAATATTTACTGATGTGGAG GAGGATATGCTGATAGCCAAGGATGAAATATTTGGACCTGTAATGTCCCTCATGAAGTTCAA GACAATCGAGGAGGCAATAGAGAAAGCGAACAATACGAAGTACGGATTAGCTGCAGGGGTAGTGACAAAGGACTTAAACATAGCGAACAGAATGTCGAGATCGATTCGAGCTGGAATCATCTGGATCAACTGCTACCTAATTATCGATCGCGGCTGTCCTTTTGGCGGCTTTAAGATGAGTGGGTTCGGAAAGGATTCAGGCATGCATGCACTGGAGAAGTACCTCCAAGTGAAATCTGTTATCACTCCTATCTTTGATTCCCCTTGGTtgtaa
- the LOC109709824 gene encoding aldehyde dehydrogenase family 2 member C4-like isoform X2 — protein sequence MTLEVKFTKLFINGDFVDAISEKTFETRDPRTGDVIGRVAEGDKEDVDLAVKAARKAFDHGKWPRMSGYERGRIMMKYADLIDQQKEELAKLECLDAGKLLALTKVVDIEGSADMLRYYAGAADKIHGETLKMAGNLHGYTLREPIGVVGHIIPWNFPSLMFFSKVSPALAAGCTMIVKPAEQTPLTALYHAFLAKEAGIPDGVINVVTGFGSTAGASIASHMDIDMVSFTGSTAVGRKIMETAAKSNLKPVSLELGGKSPIIIFDDADIDMAVDLARTATFYNKGEACIAGSRVYVQEGIYDKFVTKVTESMKSWVVGDPFDPHVHQGPQVDKAQFEKVLSYIEHGKREGATLVTGGKPCGEKGYYIEPAIFTDVEDNRGGNRESEQYEVRISCRGSDKGLKHSEQNVEIDSSWNHLDQLLPNYRSRLSFWRL from the exons ATGACGCTGGAGGTGAAGTTCACCAAGCTCTTCATCAATGGCGACTTCGTTGATGCAATCTCTG AAAAGACATTCGAGACAAGGGATCCGCGCACAGGAGACGTGATAGGGAGGGTGGCTGAAGGTGATAAAGAGGACGTGGATTTGGCCGTGAAGGCAGCTAGGAAAGCCTTTGACCATGGCAAGTGGCCTCGCATGTCCGGCTAT GAAAGAGGGAGGATCATGATGAAGTACGCGGACTTGATTGATCAACAGAAAGAAGAACTGGCCAAACTCGAGTGCTTAGATGCAGGGAAGTTGTTGGCTCTAACCAAAGTTGTCGACATTGAGGGATCAGCTGACATGCTGCGATATTACGCTGGAGCAGCTGATAAGATCCATGGTGAGACATTAAAGATGGCTGGAAATCTTCATGGGTACACATTGCGCGAGCCTATCGGAGTAGTCGGCCACATTATACCGTGGAACTTCCCCTCCCTTATGTTCTTTAGCAAGGTCTCACCTGCGTTGGCTGCCGGCTGTACTATGATCGTCAAGCCTGCGGAACAAACACCACTCACTGCTCTCTACCATGCCTTCTTAGCTAAGGAG GCAGGTATTCCTGATGGGGTAATCAATGTTGTCACTGGTTTTGGCTCCACAGCAGGAGCTTCCATTGCTTCTCATATGGATATTGACATG GTTAGCTTTACAGGATCTACCGCAGTGGGGCGTAAAATAATGGAGACAGCAGCAAAAAGCAACTTGAAGCCTGTCTCGCTTGAATTGGGCGGCAAGTCGCCTATCATTATCTTCGATGACGCTGATATAGACATGGCTGTTGATCTTGCACGCACCGCAACATTCTACAATAAG GGAGAAGCTTGTATAGCCGGTTCTCGTGTCTATGTTCAAGAGGGTATCTATGATAAATTCGTTACGAAGGTGACAGAGAGCATGAAGAGTTGGGTAGTCGGAGACCCCTTTGATCCCCATGTTCATCAAGGCCCTCAG GTTGATAAAGCTCAATTCGAGAAAGTCCTTAGCTACATTGAGCATGGTAAAAGAGAAGGGGCAACATTGGTAACAGGAGGAAAGCCTTGTGGGGAGAAGGGCTACTACATTGAGCCAGCAATATTTACTGATGTGGAG GACAATCGAGGAGGCAATAGAGAAAGCGAACAATACGAAGTACGGATTAGCTGCAGGGGTAGTGACAAAGGACTTAAACATAGCGAACAGAATGTCGAGATCGATTCGAGCTGGAATCATCTGGATCAACTGCTACCTAATTATCGATCGCGGCTGTCCTTTTGGCGGCTTTAA